The following are from one region of the Nicotiana tomentosiformis chromosome 7, ASM39032v3, whole genome shotgun sequence genome:
- the LOC104097240 gene encoding transcription repressor OFP2-like, translated as MGNHKFRLSDILPNAWFYKIRDMGKSKPHKTSASKKKNPCSSMQKTQFSQPRSSFYYATESIRVDNSAANLKTLNSDQPRRSSKRRSKRMTIYKPSPKNIIDSVNNSDSFPEFDLLKSPSSEFDSASQSFNGLASWSSSYFSSSTTDIIIDMNEIISEIDLPPILTKPAKSHNSKQQSQESINTKRENSAPRKSSTGVKLRAKIKGHGRKSVSSSKKRVSKKENLKSKRRSFSSGSFAIVKASFDPQKDFRESMMEMILENNIKASKDLEHLLACYLSLNSDEYHHLIINAFEQIWFNFSHLHL; from the coding sequence ATGGGAAATCACAAATTTAGATTATCAGATATACTACCAAATGCTTGGTTCTACAAGATAAGAGACATGGGCAAATCCAAACCCCATAAAACCTCTGCCTCCAAGAAGAAAAACCCTTGTTCTAGTATGCAAAAAACACAATTTTCACAACCAAGATCATCCTTTTATTATGCTACAGAGTCTATTAGAGTTGACAATTCTGCTGCAAATCTCAAAACTTTGAACTCTGATCAACCAAGAAGATCATCTAAGAGAAGAAGCAAAAGAATGACCATTTACAAGCCCTCTCCTAAGAATATTATTGACTCTGTTAATAATTCAGATAGCTTCCCGGAATTTGACTTGCTTAAATCTCCATCTTCCGAATTCGACTCTGCTTCTCAATCTTTCAACGGTCTTGCCTCCTGGTCAAGTTCTTACTTCAGTTCTTCAACTACTGATATAATCATAGATATGAATGAAATAATTTCAGAAATTGACCTTCCTCCAATTCTCACAAAGCCAGCAAAATCCCATAATAGCAAGCAACAAAGTCAAGAAAGCATTAACACTAAAAGAGAAAATTCTGCTCCCAGAAAATCGTCTACTGGAGTGAAACTGAGAGCAAAAATTAAGGGGCATGGCAGAAAAAGCGTGTCATCCTCAAAAAAGCGTGTctccaaaaaagaaaatttaaagtCAAAAAGAAGGAGCTTTTCATCAGGGAGCTTTGCAATAGTGAAAGCTTCATTTGATCCTCAAAAGGATTTTAGAGAATCAATGATGGAGATGATTCTGGAAAACAATATTAAGGCATCAAAAGACTTGGAACATCTTCTTGCTTGCTATCTTTCTTTGAACTCCGATGAGTATCATCACCTTATTATCAACGCATTTGAACAAATTTGGTTCAACTTCTCTCACCTTCACTTGTAA